The window ataccattttttcactttttttttctttttggtctatttcttttgcaacacgactaacatagaaatatgttttgcatgattgcacatatataacctatatcacattgtttATTATCTTATGGAGGAGGGaagtaagaaagataaaaaggaaaatttggaactcaaaattttgaaaaatgaatgtcaaaagttgtctttaaatgtaattgggaaaaaaatttttttgtttgttttgtggggggtttttttggctgaggtaattggggttcagtggcttgcccagggtcacacagccaggaagtattaagtgtctgataccatatttgaactcaggtcttcctgacttcaggcctggtgctctattcactgccccacctagctgccccccccaaaaaaattttttttaaaaaactatgcaGTCACAATCAATCCATGCCGTTTCACACTGTGGAATTTTTGTCTTgcatttaacaagtatttactcAAGTGCATTTAACTGAATGTGATCACAATTATTCAGTTTTTTAAGGAAATTGTTTTTGTCAGAAGCAGGATGCTTCAAACTAAATTGATCACTGCCATAAATGAAAACATCCTTTTGAAGCAGTGTTTTTTCATCCTTAATCTTACAGTTCAATGTGAATTGAAATTTCACAGTCTGAATATTTTATCTGAGAAGTCCAACTGAGATCACAGAATTTAGATTCTGTTAGGTTAGAGCTTAGGATACCTTAAAGAAAAGTGCTAAATAATCTATTTGGCCACGGTAaggcaaaacattaaaaaaattacaagtaaatgtattttaaaacctGAATTGCATTATAACAAGTTTCTATTCTTGCAGCCCTTAGTGATAAGACGACCACCAACAATTATTTGCTACATTTGTGGTCGtgaatatggaactatgtccatcAGTATCCATGAGCCACAGTGTCTGAAAAAATGGCATAACGAAAACAATTTGTTGCCTAAAGAGTTTCGGAGACCTGAACCCAAAAAACCAGAAGTCAGAAACATCGCAGGTAAGCTACTAGAGAAAATAAGAGTGAAATTATATCGAAAACAgagttctttctatctttcctaaaatgtgagaATGCTATTTATTCATATGTTACTTTTATATTTGTTCATAattctaaaatctaaaaaaaatattttcaatcttAGACGCTGCTGAATGGAAAAACTGTCAAATTGTAGTTTCAAAAAAAGTTTGCCTTCAAAAAGAATAGACATATTTTCTCCTCAAGGCTAAAATGAGAAGCAGGATATCTATCATCTGATCTACATGACCTTAATTAAGAATCATCTTTCATACAGCATTTAAAAGTGGCATCTAAAATGTAAATCATCTTTAGCTCAGACCCTAACTATGCAACCCCTCTAACCAAgagttcctcatctgaaaaatggaaaaaaatgaaacttattCTATGTCCCCGATAATATTATTATGAGAATAATACTTTATAAACCTTGaagtattatacaaatatttttattatggtaCTATATGGCAATCTTCAAACATGAAGATATACCTTAGTGCTCACCGAGAGACTCATATTTATCTACAATAGTTAAGAACATATTTCTCTAGTACGAGTACAGAATTGTCTCATAACACTTCTGTAATGATATTATTGTCTGACTTTGTTTGATGCAGGGACTAGACTAATTCCTCAAACTCCTTCCAGAAATGGGGCAGAGAATTTTGTATCCCCTGTGGAACTGAGTATTGACCGTCATGATAGGATTGTAGACATTTCCAGAAAGAATTATAGAGGACAAACATGtacatatacttataaatatgtgtatatatatatataatatgtatgtatattgcatatatacatattgttgAGTCTTTTTAGTCACATCTGACTATGACCCCTTTTTGGGATTCCCTTGGCAAAGATAGTTGGAGTTGTTTGACATATCCTCtcctagatcattttacagatgggcaactgaggcaaataggattaagtgatttgccttgagtcccatatctagtaagtgtctgaggacagatttgaattcaggatgatacttcctgattctaagcctagtattctatccactgcaccatgtagttatctaggtgtgtgtgtataaaaggagctaaaaagaGCAAAAGCCAATAATAGTACACATGGAAACTGTTTAGACTACTGATCACCATTACACTTAGTAGCCTAATTTCCTaagtttgtttctttctctctgcttaaCATTACATCTCCTTCTCTGCATGAGCAAAACTTTCATGTTTCTGGGAATTGGGATGGAAATAATTTACTCTGAAACCCAGTCTGTATTACTATGAAAGCATTTGCATGCTGGTTGGACAAGATTATATTAATTTGATGCAGTTGGGACACAACTAGTCTTAGAATATCTATTATTAATAcatctgtcttttcttcttcatttctctttagaCTAAATTCTGAATATCTAGCAATAATTTGTCACACATATGTAGTCTTAACAAAATAagttctgagaagaaccaagtctgtcatagttgatcaccataCAATCAATCTTGCTATTTCcgtgtacaatttttttttagttctgcttgtttcacttagcatcagttcatgaaaatctttccaggcctttttacaatcagcctgttcatcatttttatagaataatattctattacttttgtgtgccataatttattcagccattctccaattaatgggcatctactcattttccaattgccaccacaaaaagagctattacaaacatttttatacaagtgggtccttttctctcttttatgatttctttgggatac of the Sarcophilus harrisii chromosome 1, mSarHar1.11, whole genome shotgun sequence genome contains:
- the LOC100918703 gene encoding zinc finger protein 474 isoform X5, with amino-acid sequence MIQPLVIRRPPTIICYICGREYGTMSISIHEPQCLKKWHNENNLLPKEFRRPEPKKPEVRNIAAKGYYDLDGINETDWTSAQSQLVPCDNCGRTFLPDRLAVHQRSCKPKQAK